The proteins below are encoded in one region of Clostridia bacterium:
- a CDS encoding OmpA family protein — translation MSALAQTNSQSITLEPLSPTPVFRVNVTSRSIQAINYKHRSGATKLDFAGTDLMPRANGQAKVESKKGYIEIEVEFGNLESPKTFGNEYLTYVIWAISPEGRAINLGEILVGDNHRSKVDVTTDLQAFALVVTAEPYFAVRQPSNVVVIENVVREDTKGATETVSAKYELMERGGYIPTGYRIDPVVLNTKLPLEFFEARNALRIAESEGAEKYANASYQHAVQLMNTTDEYATRKNIEKKQLIAVAREAVQTAEDARAIAVTKIEEERLANERHDSADAQARSQRQADRAIRQKEQAQSDTANAQAAKAQAESDTLTAQAAKAQAEADAAKARTDALDAESASAKARSDMADSRAASASALSAAQAGAEKSRLAALEAQQAAGKADADKLAMRERLSAQLNTILQTRDSARGLIVSMSDVLFDTAKYSLKPGAREKLAKVAGILLAYPGLNIAVGGYTDSVGSDVMNQTLSENRAGSVRDYLVQQGVTKDSVSSTGFGETLPVASNDNASGRQQNRRVELVVSGEAIGQTTITTTTDSLN, via the coding sequence TCCGCGTGAACGTAACCAGCCGCAGCATTCAGGCCATCAACTATAAGCATCGCAGCGGAGCCACCAAGCTGGACTTTGCTGGCACTGACCTGATGCCCAGGGCAAATGGTCAAGCCAAGGTGGAAAGTAAGAAGGGGTATATCGAAATCGAAGTTGAATTCGGCAATCTAGAGAGCCCGAAGACCTTTGGAAACGAATATCTGACGTATGTGATATGGGCGATTTCGCCTGAGGGCCGTGCTATCAACCTCGGTGAAATACTGGTTGGCGACAACCATCGCAGCAAGGTTGATGTAACCACCGACCTGCAGGCGTTCGCACTGGTGGTAACGGCGGAACCGTACTTCGCAGTACGCCAGCCGAGCAACGTGGTCGTCATCGAGAACGTCGTTCGCGAAGACACGAAGGGCGCGACGGAAACCGTGAGTGCTAAGTATGAACTCATGGAGCGCGGCGGATATATTCCGACGGGATACAGGATCGACCCTGTGGTGCTGAATACCAAGCTACCCCTCGAATTCTTTGAAGCGCGCAATGCTTTGCGCATCGCTGAATCTGAGGGCGCAGAAAAGTACGCCAACGCCAGCTATCAGCACGCTGTCCAGTTGATGAACACCACCGATGAATATGCGACCAGGAAGAACATCGAGAAGAAGCAGTTGATCGCCGTTGCCCGCGAGGCAGTGCAAACAGCTGAAGACGCACGCGCCATCGCAGTCACGAAAATCGAGGAAGAACGGTTGGCCAACGAGCGTCATGACTCGGCCGATGCGCAGGCAAGATCGCAGCGCCAAGCCGATCGAGCGATAAGACAGAAGGAACAGGCCCAGAGTGATACTGCCAATGCCCAAGCCGCTAAAGCCCAGGCCGAATCGGACACGTTGACGGCACAGGCCGCCAAGGCACAGGCTGAAGCAGACGCCGCTAAGGCCCGCACCGACGCTTTGGATGCGGAATCCGCTTCGGCGAAGGCCAGGTCTGATATGGCCGACAGCCGGGCTGCTTCCGCCAGCGCATTATCCGCAGCGCAGGCTGGTGCAGAGAAGTCCAGGTTAGCCGCGCTGGAAGCGCAGCAGGCCGCTGGAAAAGCTGATGCCGACAAGCTCGCCATGCGCGAACGTCTATCGGCGCAGTTGAATACCATTCTTCAAACTCGCGACAGCGCACGCGGCCTAATTGTCAGTATGTCAGACGTGCTGTTTGACACTGCTAAGTATTCCCTGAAACCGGGTGCGCGAGAGAAACTGGCGAAGGTTGCTGGCATTCTGCTCGCTTATCCTGGACTTAACATCGCAGTCGGCGGTTACACAGATAGCGTAGGGAGCGACGTAATGAACCAGACGCTTTCCGAAAACCGCGCCGGTTCTGTGCGTGACTACCTCGTCCAGCAGGGCGTCACGAAGGATTCGGTCAGCTCTACCGGTTTCGGCGAGACGCTGCCTGTAGCCTCGAACGACAATGCTTCCGGGCGTCAGCAGAACCGCAGGGTTGAGCTGGTCGTATCCGGCGAAGCAATCGGCCAGACCACTATCACCACCACGACCGATAGCTTGAATTAA